From Aristaeella lactis, the proteins below share one genomic window:
- a CDS encoding TnsA endonuclease N-terminal domain-containing protein yields the protein MSKYHISDETKFKEGRCSKLGKDWIPWIKAFEFSSLGTRSILIDWKTGRQVHCLSMGERAWYLIHRWDDSILDINEQVVLYKDSSKEVMGTTEIANKLGVRAICNGQKCTTSDFRVFHSDGSVEVVCFKASEEAVFAPKKERLRQRLSIEQAYWEWQERPVSWSLDYYTKQNFILADNIDMVTRFFDKSKVFDDVSYLKHLIATKQIVVDMESEILCCGEMVKNGIYNK from the coding sequence ATGAGTAAATACCATATTAGCGATGAAACAAAATTCAAAGAAGGCCGTTGTTCTAAACTCGGAAAAGACTGGATACCTTGGATTAAAGCTTTTGAATTCTCTTCCCTTGGCACCAGAAGTATATTGATTGATTGGAAGACCGGAAGGCAGGTACACTGTCTCTCTATGGGAGAGAGAGCATGGTATCTTATTCATCGTTGGGACGATAGTATTCTTGATATCAATGAGCAGGTTGTCCTGTATAAAGACAGCAGCAAAGAAGTCATGGGAACTACTGAAATAGCAAACAAACTTGGAGTAAGAGCGATTTGCAATGGACAGAAATGCACAACATCTGATTTTCGTGTTTTTCATTCTGATGGTTCCGTTGAAGTTGTGTGTTTCAAAGCGTCAGAGGAAGCTGTATTTGCTCCAAAGAAAGAACGTTTGCGCCAGCGGCTTTCCATTGAACAGGCATACTGGGAATGGCAAGAAAGACCCGTGTCGTGGTCTCTTGATTATTACACAAAACAGAATTTTATTCTTGCCGACAATATTGATATGGTCACAAGATTTTTTGACAAAAGCAAAGTATTTGATGATGTAAGCTACCTCAAGCATTTGATCGCAACGAAGCAAATTGTTGTCGATATGGAGTCTGAGATACTCTGCTGTGGGGAGATGGTTAAAAATGGGATCTATAATAAATAA
- a CDS encoding ATP-binding protein: protein MSINLQSFIKPITYSEIGHNGYQYDKRIFEKGEIVEARHIKIPYILPNPLYSCLPPAATEEELAEAATTRIDFNHNEIIKLPDVVQHEIIGQIKENINIYLPMYYDSSINVRACLQSSYLRRGFPKNDTNLNDITNPLYVYPRTEIQKHGTDGGCQIIGGSGCGKSTSLDPILSFYPQGIRHLLTNGGDFTQIVYLRVDCPVNNVSELYGRIGIQIDYILQRRHCHEFENMLRGSNRTTNSNRSTTLTNLVNAFGIGIIILDEAQNLNLTDKEIIELVNISNTTGVNFIFVSTKPLFPEYKVNEDNRKVIRRFGVGNIADRYCQDTNLFYSIIYELSNYQLFEPEIHMVDMIIDSNNIPRFVINEKYADVLDEIHYFSQGRIGAILSLWIEMNNLYIEDGRNENIDLNFVRKVIHLKLHQQGLISEKESRIARDAFQHKLRIALYDKDDISQDYYINDIPSDADRDVDICCELACNVFNNLHSQLKDNYDDQVLRDAVFSASLNLASKKKTISEDALRQETITILTGAKRKKAKKQTNPASKDEFFASKLNNSST, encoded by the coding sequence TTGTCAATTAATTTGCAAAGCTTTATAAAGCCTATTACCTATTCTGAGATTGGTCACAATGGTTACCAATATGATAAAAGGATATTCGAAAAAGGAGAAATTGTTGAAGCAAGACATATTAAAATTCCATACATTCTTCCCAACCCTCTATATTCTTGCCTGCCTCCTGCTGCTACAGAAGAAGAGCTTGCAGAGGCCGCAACAACGAGAATAGATTTCAACCATAACGAGATAATCAAATTGCCCGATGTCGTACAACATGAAATCATTGGACAAATAAAAGAAAACATAAATATATATCTTCCAATGTATTACGATTCGAGTATAAATGTCCGTGCTTGTCTGCAATCATCCTATTTAAGAAGAGGCTTCCCAAAGAACGATACAAACCTAAATGACATTACAAATCCATTATATGTTTATCCGAGAACTGAAATACAGAAACATGGAACTGATGGCGGCTGCCAGATTATAGGCGGTAGTGGTTGTGGCAAATCAACATCCCTTGATCCGATACTGTCTTTCTATCCTCAAGGAATACGACATCTCCTTACAAATGGCGGTGATTTTACACAAATTGTATATTTAAGAGTTGATTGTCCTGTAAATAATGTTTCGGAATTATATGGAAGAATAGGCATTCAAATCGATTACATCCTGCAACGTAGGCATTGCCATGAATTTGAAAACATGCTCAGAGGAAGCAATAGAACAACAAACTCGAATAGATCTACAACACTTACCAATTTGGTCAACGCATTTGGCATTGGGATCATTATTCTGGACGAAGCGCAAAATCTCAATCTTACCGACAAAGAAATCATTGAATTGGTGAATATCAGTAATACCACAGGAGTCAACTTTATATTTGTCAGCACAAAACCCCTGTTTCCTGAGTATAAAGTAAACGAAGACAACAGAAAAGTAATACGCCGCTTTGGAGTTGGAAATATAGCTGATCGTTATTGTCAAGATACTAATCTGTTTTATTCGATTATTTATGAGTTGAGTAATTACCAGCTTTTCGAGCCAGAAATCCATATGGTTGATATGATTATCGACTCAAACAATATCCCCAGATTTGTAATCAACGAAAAATATGCAGACGTACTGGATGAAATACATTACTTCTCTCAGGGCAGGATCGGTGCCATTTTATCACTTTGGATTGAAATGAATAATCTATATATTGAGGATGGACGTAATGAAAACATTGATTTGAATTTTGTTCGTAAAGTCATTCATCTGAAATTGCACCAGCAGGGACTTATTTCGGAAAAGGAATCTCGGATAGCAAGAGATGCCTTCCAGCACAAACTGCGTATCGCGCTATATGATAAAGACGATATCTCTCAGGATTATTACATCAACGATATTCCAAGCGACGCTGATCGCGATGTAGATATTTGCTGCGAATTGGCATGTAATGTGTTTAACAATTTGCATAGTCAGCTAAAGGATAATTATGACGACCAGGTTCTGCGTGATGCTGTATTCTCCGCATCTCTCAACCTTGCCAGCAAGAAAAAAACGATATCTGAAGACGCTTTGCGTCAAGAGACTATAACAATACTGACTGGTGCCAAAAGAAAGAAAGCCAAGAAACAAACCAACCCTGCAAGCAAAGATGAGTTTTTCGCCAGCAAGCTAAATAATTCATCTACATAA
- a CDS encoding DDE-type integrase/transposase/recombinase, giving the protein MGSIINKVQSKLKLQVHVGDVVAYLNKTYSVVFVDHANGQVVLFDKYSSELSCITKSTENLFAEYLIGAVSVTPGDHYIVIPNDNNPIYLKRLAVLNDIIDAYGPTYLDLVGKNSKPELKDIIHKHNISGVLAWKIIHLFLKNGCDRTALYPKTTKDRNLDPNKTYARRGAKAKDADLQSEVVAQNNPEILSIFNEYKEKILSKHFFGPTAAYEDMMCKYFLQTFYSRDEAGVLYLDVKLLPPALIPTFFQFYSWYKKNTTYRERETAKIGVLAYKNERRLQYGDTFSCTHGAGHFFESDHWEVPVYLISQFSNDTVSKAILSVMIDVYTGHPVAINLSFDNNSNRAFTSMVLSLGRSKMELCKEYGVHLESESDWPSQYLPRSMRIDSGSDFTSINTARFCKENDIVPVPVTPGCGSYKPNVERFFGALNTYLASLLEDDGYITGMPNSHPEKKAHLTIKQLFKIILEFTVAYIKTPRLNFKRTEDMRRKNIGTTPLDLFQYSIERYGAPTPIINKNQFLWSLLMDDVTSTISSNHALHIKEWDLEYADIKNKELSDMMEAAGENGKPFPVRYDPRNIANVYYLKDGVPTPVHLKPAYRSYADTTLYEYLKKREKENTKKRHDRRKRLEQKVAARYHGKQTISLSRSAHKFKPGTKFMRNNTIFEKEATAKIHTIADELENENTTTLCIEAPASTIIAESKPLPKVEASHTLNQSASQRMIALRKNMDSAT; this is encoded by the coding sequence ATGGGATCTATAATAAATAAAGTTCAAAGCAAACTAAAACTGCAGGTTCATGTCGGGGATGTTGTTGCATATCTAAATAAAACATATTCTGTTGTTTTCGTTGATCATGCCAATGGTCAGGTTGTTCTTTTTGATAAATACAGCTCCGAACTTAGTTGCATTACTAAAAGCACCGAAAATCTTTTTGCAGAATACCTGATTGGAGCTGTATCTGTTACCCCTGGCGATCATTATATTGTCATTCCGAACGACAACAATCCCATTTATCTTAAACGCCTCGCTGTTCTTAATGACATAATTGATGCTTATGGGCCAACCTATCTTGATCTTGTTGGGAAAAACAGCAAGCCGGAGCTTAAAGATATAATTCATAAGCACAATATTTCAGGCGTTCTTGCTTGGAAAATCATTCATCTCTTTCTGAAAAATGGCTGCGATAGAACTGCATTGTATCCCAAAACAACAAAAGACCGAAATCTTGATCCAAACAAAACCTATGCCCGTAGAGGAGCAAAGGCAAAAGACGCAGACCTGCAATCTGAAGTTGTTGCGCAAAATAACCCTGAAATCCTTTCGATTTTTAATGAATACAAGGAGAAAATTCTTAGTAAACACTTTTTTGGGCCTACTGCTGCTTATGAAGATATGATGTGCAAGTATTTCTTGCAAACATTTTATAGCCGTGATGAAGCAGGTGTTTTGTATCTGGATGTAAAACTGCTTCCGCCCGCCCTTATTCCAACTTTTTTTCAGTTTTATAGTTGGTATAAAAAAAACACAACATACAGAGAACGGGAAACCGCTAAAATTGGCGTTCTTGCATATAAAAACGAACGACGTCTGCAATATGGAGACACTTTCTCTTGCACTCATGGAGCCGGGCATTTTTTCGAAAGTGACCACTGGGAAGTCCCTGTTTATCTTATATCCCAGTTTTCAAATGACACGGTTTCAAAAGCGATTTTATCTGTAATGATCGATGTTTATACTGGGCATCCTGTTGCTATAAATCTTTCTTTTGATAACAACTCAAATAGAGCATTTACTTCAATGGTTCTATCTTTGGGGCGGTCTAAAATGGAATTGTGTAAAGAATATGGTGTACACCTTGAGAGTGAATCTGACTGGCCTTCACAATATTTGCCGAGAAGTATGCGTATTGATTCCGGCTCTGACTTTACTTCAATAAACACAGCTCGTTTTTGCAAAGAGAACGACATAGTCCCTGTTCCTGTAACTCCTGGATGTGGCTCGTACAAGCCCAATGTTGAACGATTTTTTGGGGCTCTTAATACTTATCTCGCCAGTCTTCTGGAAGATGATGGATATATAACAGGAATGCCAAACTCTCACCCCGAAAAGAAGGCCCACTTAACAATAAAGCAACTTTTTAAAATCATTCTTGAATTCACTGTTGCTTACATAAAAACGCCACGCCTGAACTTCAAACGAACAGAGGACATGCGAAGGAAAAATATCGGTACTACTCCCCTCGATCTTTTTCAGTACAGCATTGAAAGGTATGGCGCTCCTACTCCAATTATCAACAAAAATCAATTTTTATGGTCTTTACTTATGGATGATGTTACATCAACAATCTCTTCTAATCATGCTTTGCATATTAAAGAATGGGATTTGGAATATGCAGACATAAAAAACAAGGAACTTTCTGACATGATGGAGGCAGCGGGTGAAAATGGAAAGCCGTTCCCCGTTCGATATGATCCTCGCAATATAGCAAACGTCTATTACTTGAAAGATGGAGTTCCTACACCAGTACATCTAAAACCTGCATACAGAAGTTATGCTGATACGACTCTGTATGAATACTTGAAAAAACGGGAAAAAGAAAATACAAAAAAACGCCATGACCGGAGGAAGCGCTTGGAACAGAAAGTTGCTGCCAGATATCATGGAAAGCAAACTATTTCCTTGTCGCGTTCTGCCCATAAGTTTAAACCCGGCACAAAGTTCATGAGAAATAATACAATATTTGAAAAAGAAGCAACTGCAAAAATCCATACTATTGCAGACGAGTTGGAAAATGAAAATACAACTACACTGTGCATTGAGGCACCTGCAAGTACAATTATTGCTGAAAGCAAGCCCTTGCCCAAAGTCGAAGCTTCACACACGCTTAACCAAAGTGCTTCTCAACGCATGATTGCATTAAGAAAGAACATGGATTCAGCAACATAA
- a CDS encoding LexA family protein yields the protein MRKINHERRVKLYTFMRSYFEEYGRLPTYRRILREPLGYSSMATITADINRLKEEGRLCEDDEKRTAIVGMKPFSPSVVGSVSCGYPAEAVEERGADLISSLFEGMCHNLVVIIASGNSMTGRGIYNGDKLIVKRQPNAEPGDVVIAMIDGETTCKTLAKDDKGQYLKAENPAYPDIRPNYEWSLYGVVKYVIHRID from the coding sequence CACATTCATGCGTTCATACTTTGAAGAATACGGTCGCCTTCCGACGTATAGAAGGATTCTTCGAGAGCCTCTTGGTTATTCGTCTATGGCAACGATCACCGCTGACATCAACCGTCTCAAAGAAGAAGGACGGCTATGCGAAGATGACGAAAAGAGAACTGCCATTGTTGGAATGAAGCCATTTTCTCCGTCTGTCGTTGGTTCCGTTTCTTGTGGATACCCGGCGGAAGCGGTCGAGGAAAGAGGAGCAGATCTGATTTCTTCTCTTTTTGAAGGCATGTGCCACAACTTGGTCGTTATTATCGCATCTGGCAACAGCATGACCGGGCGCGGAATCTACAATGGCGATAAACTGATTGTAAAGAGACAGCCAAACGCCGAACCGGGAGATGTTGTAATTGCCATGATTGATGGAGAAACCACATGTAAGACCCTGGCAAAGGACGATAAAGGACAGTATTTGAAAGCGGAAAACCCGGCTTATCCGGACATCAGACCCAATTATGAATGGTCACTTTACGGTGTAGTCAAGTATGTAATCCATCGGATAGATTAA